Below is a genomic region from Paraburkholderia sp. BL23I1N1.
TCACCTCGAGGCTTTCCTCTCCGGCCGCGATGTCGAGATCGAGTAGCCGCGCCATATAGAACAGATGCACCTGGTGCACGTGCGGCACGTTCAGCAGCGAGAACAGGCTTTGGACTTCGACTCGCGCGCCGGCTTCTTCCAGCGTTTCGCGCGAAGCCGCTTCGGCGGTGGTTTCGCCCATTTCCATGAAGCCTGCCGGCAGCGTCCAGTAGCCGTAGCGCGGTTCGATCGCGCGGCGGCACAGCAGCACTTTGTCGTCCCAGACCGGAACGGTGCCGACCACGTTGCGCGGATTCTGATAATGCACCGTGCCGCAACTGCCGCATACGAAGCGCTCGCGGTTGTCACCCGGCGGAATGCTCAGGCTGACGCCGTGGCCGCAGACAGAACAGAATTTCATAGGAAGGGGACGAGAAAGAGTGATGGGAGTTTATCACTGGGGCGAGCTTTGCCGGGAGCGGGCCATGGCGGCGTGCGCCAGTGAGTGCGGGG
It encodes:
- a CDS encoding NUDIX hydrolase produces the protein MKFCSVCGHGVSLSIPPGDNRERFVCGSCGTVHYQNPRNVVGTVPVWDDKVLLCRRAIEPRYGYWTLPAGFMEMGETTAEAASRETLEEAGARVEVQSLFSLLNVPHVHQVHLFYMARLLDLDIAAGEESLEVKLFEERDIPWDEIAFPTVGQTLRFFFADRAAGSFGLHTGDIFRSLREG